Below is a genomic region from Bdellovibrionota bacterium.
AGAGCAGCCATCGAAAAGTTTGGATTCCAAAAGATGCAACCATACCTTAACTTTAAAATACAAAATCTATAGTGATAGTTTTATAAAATAATTTTCTTATTTTGAAACTCAAAATTGAGAAACAATCAAAATAGGAAGGTTAGACGAGCGAAGAGCTCAAGTGATCGGCTTTATATCCGCAAAGTTTTTCTTCTGGATCCAACGGAACATGATAGCGTTGACTATGAACATTGGAAACACAAAGTAAAAAAATCCAAGGAAGAGATAACTTGCACCACCAATAAGCGCAATAAGACTGAAGCGCATACTTACAAAAAACCCTAGTACTGGAATCAGATACGATAAAACTAAGCTCATCGCTATAGAAATCCAGAGAGGTTTTTTATCTTTTAGGTAGTTGGCAGTTGGAATTAGTAATAACACAGCTATTAAGGAAAAATCAGACCAAGACATATCAAACTGCTCTTGTTTTCTAAGATATATTTCATGAATGTACAAAATAGAATTACCCAAGACTAGATTCACAATAATCAATATCAATACGCGCAAATTACGTTTACTCATACTTCTTTTTAAATGGATTCTTCTGATAATTCAAAATATTTCGAAGCTTTCAAATTAAAGTTAGACTTATTCCATTCGAGAGCTCCAATTTTCTTTCTAAAAAAGCTCTGATTACCAGAGTTTTTTTGTTTTAGTATATTTTTTGATATTATTTTGGTAATGCGCCCAAATCGCCTTTTTCAACTACCATTACAGCGAAGTTGATTTCTTCGGCGCCGGCTTCTGTGACGGTGTACATGACTTTTTTGATCGTTAGGAAATCGATCTTTTTATCAGCTTGTACGGTTACGCGTCGGAATTGGTTGATTTCTTTTGTTGGCTTTTGTTGGTTGCCGACAACTTTTTTGATTTGAGTTTTTAAAGCTTGGCGGTTGTCCACTTCGCTCTTTTGAATCGCATCAATTAGTTTTTGATAAAGAGGTCGGACCAACCAATCTCTCTGCTCTTTCACTTCTTTGAAATCAACTAATGGCTCTTGATCCAAGAATACAAATTGATTGGAAATTGTCACCACGTGAGCTGGTGTTAATTCTTTTGTTTCAGCTGCATTTGGAAGAACTACTTCTTTTGGAATAAAAAGTACTTCCCCTGTCGATTTGTAGTTTTGTAGAAGGAATACTGTCAAAACGGTGAACATGTCCACCATGGCAGTCAACGAAAGGATCGCCACCACACTTCTTTTCCCACCACTCAACTGTCTATTTTTTCTGTCTCTTTTTCCTGGTGCGTATATTGGCATATTATGGAGCTCCCCCGCCCGCTGCGACTGAAATCTCTTCGAACCCACCACGGAGTAACATATCCATTCCGTGGATCAAATCGTCATACGTTAATTCTTCTTGAACCGTAATGACGCCATCTTTTTTGTCTGGATATTCTTTTTTAATTTTCTGAAGTTCCGCCATCAATGTTCTGTCGTCGTAAGCTGCGCTCACTTTAGGAATGCTCAATTGATTTTTCCCAATCTTCACAACATATCCACTTGAAACCACATCGAGTCTAAATGCTACCTCTGGACGTGGTGGAGGTTCATCGGGTGTTGCCTCTGTTCTTTTGCTGTAAACCGAGCTTCCAATCTGAATCATGGAAACCTGAGTCCACACCGCAGTCACAAGAAGAAAGATAATGCACACACACATAAGGTCAATAAAAGGAACGATGTTCAAATCAACGTTCGTATCCCTACCGTTACCTTTTTCTGTAATTTGAGCCATATCAAATATTCCTAACTAGTTACTAAATTTAACGATCAAAACAATATTGCTTAGTACTTCATTTTATCGCGGTTGCTTACTACAACGTTGATAAGGTTCATTGAACCTTCTTGCATTTCCGTGATTGCTCTACCGATTCTATGTTGAAAGTATCCGTAGAAAATGATCGCTGGAATCGCAACTAAAAGTCCAAACGCTGTACAATTCAGAGCTTCTGCAATACCTTTTGATAATAATTCTGCTTTTTTTGCAGGATCGGCGTCGGCAACCGCACCGAATGATGTGATTAGACCCACGATCGTTCCAAGTAGTCCGATCAATGTTGCCACGTTACCAAACACCGCAAGGAATGTTGTCCATCCTTCAAGTCTTGGTGTTTCTTTTAGTGCGGCTCCATCCATTGCCACTTGAATTTCTTCATCTGGCCTTTTATTAGCAGCAGAAACTAATCCTGCTTTTAATGTATTTGTTAAGGGAACCGGGCGTGAATCACAGAAAGTGATCGCTCCACGTAGATCTCCTCTTAAAACCATTCCAAGGATTTTGTCCATGAAATCATCTTTATCTACCGTTAATTTCATAAGAGCCATAAATCTCTCAACGATGATAAATACTGTTAATACTCCAACAATCGCGATGATGTACATCGGCCATCCACCATCGTGGAAAGCTTTTTGAACAAAGTTCATCTGAACAGCAGTTTCTGCTGTCGCTGTTGCTACTACTTCTTGTGCGTGTGCTATTGAAATCAAGGGAACCTCCATTATTGTCCTTCAATTTTTTAAGTAATTTCCAATTCTAAATATTCGGTCCAATTCTAAATATTAAACATTCTCAACTTCTAATTTTAAATCCTAAATTCTAATTCTCAATATCCAATTACTGTGCATTGAACAGGAACGGATAACTTACTACAGCTTCCTGATCTGGCGGCGGCTCTGGGAATTTCCATGTTCTCAATCTTGAGAGAATACATTGTTCCACTTCAGAGTTTTTGAGTGTTGAACTCGATACCCTAGCCGAAGATACTCTACCATTTCCAACGATCACCCATTCCAAGATCACTTTACCGTAAAGATTTGGATTTTTATTTAATGTCTTTTCATAACAAGCCGTAATTTGTCTTTGGTTTTCTCTTATCACTCTTCTGATCGCTTCCCTATCGATCGAACCAGAGAAAGTTTCACCTTCACCACCAGGAACAACTGATGCACGACCTTTCGCTCCGAGACCACCCGTCCCGTAACCTGAAACACCTCCGCCTCGACCTTTTGTGTTCACGCCGGCGATACCATAAGTGGCAGTTCCTTCACCACCAGCACCAATATCTTTCAATCCTGTACCAGGTGTATTCCCTGCTCCAAGTGCCGCTTGTCCGCCAGTTCCTGTTGCTTGACCAGCTGCGCCCGCTAAGTTTCCAGAACCCGAATATGTTTTAGATAATTGATCGTTGAAACCTTTTGATCCGAAAGCACTGAAGATACCTTGCTTCGTTGGATCCGGAGCTTTGCTCTTTGCGCTACTATCTGGTTTCGCCTTTGCTGAAGTTGTTGCCTTCACGACACCTTTTCCGGTTCCTGGATTTGGAGTCGTTGGCTTTTTAACTGTAGACTGAGATTTGTTTGGCATTGCTGCTGAAGCTGCACCCTCTTCGCCACGGCTTGGAGCCTTCTCTTGATCTTTGAAAGCTTCAGTTGCAGATTCTGCGCTTTTTGCTTCTTCAGAAAGATCTACTCTTTGCTTTGGACGATCATAAACGAAAGCTGCTTTTTTTACTATTTCCTCAACAGGTGGCTCCTCTGGAGCATCTGGAGTATAAATTGCAAAATAAATTCCTAAGATACCAAAAAACATCACCGTCGAAAGTAATGTCGCAATTTCACTCGTAGCTAAAAGTAAGAACGGAGCCGCAATCGCCTTAGGAGTAGCCGCAACGAAGCGAACGTAAACACTCACGCCACTTCCGAGATCAATTCTAATTACATAGGTTTGGTCTAAAGGAATTGCATATCCCGCACCTTCGCGCGGAAGCTTTCCTTGTAAAATTAAATCATTGATCGTTGTCACAGTTTCATTCACTCTCACTTCACCATTCATATCTGGAGTAATGAGCACTCTCACTTGCGAATCAATTTTAACCAATGGATGAGAAACCGTATTATCAAATACAGGAATACTAATTGTATTTTTAGGGCTGCTACCAATCGTAACAACTTGTGTAGAGTCAAAATGATATGTATCTAGAA
It encodes:
- a CDS encoding biopolymer transporter ExbD; translation: MPIYAPGKRDRKNRQLSGGKRSVVAILSLTAMVDMFTVLTVFLLQNYKSTGEVLFIPKEVVLPNAAETKELTPAHVVTISNQFVFLDQEPLVDFKEVKEQRDWLVRPLYQKLIDAIQKSEVDNRQALKTQIKKVVGNQQKPTKEINQFRRVTVQADKKIDFLTIKKVMYTVTEAGAEEINFAVMVVEKGDLGALPK
- a CDS encoding biopolymer transporter ExbD, encoding MAQITEKGNGRDTNVDLNIVPFIDLMCVCIIFLLVTAVWTQVSMIQIGSSVYSKRTEATPDEPPPRPEVAFRLDVVSSGYVVKIGKNQLSIPKVSAAYDDRTLMAELQKIKKEYPDKKDGVITVQEELTYDDLIHGMDMLLRGGFEEISVAAGGGAP
- a CDS encoding MotA/TolQ/ExbB proton channel family protein; translated protein: MISIAHAQEVVATATAETAVQMNFVQKAFHDGGWPMYIIAIVGVLTVFIIVERFMALMKLTVDKDDFMDKILGMVLRGDLRGAITFCDSRPVPLTNTLKAGLVSAANKRPDEEIQVAMDGAALKETPRLEGWTTFLAVFGNVATLIGLLGTIVGLITSFGAVADADPAKKAELLSKGIAEALNCTAFGLLVAIPAIIFYGYFQHRIGRAITEMQEGSMNLINVVVSNRDKMKY
- a CDS encoding AgmX/PglI C-terminal domain-containing protein, translated to MSITDRVFIRVYLAQDLVEVFQSGESQIVIGSEGEAHLKLKGSDISSVHALIEKRQDGFYICDLGSQSGTFKNGQQVLDDRINSGEEIKIGGYRLEFFIGLPKPVSAGPAASVPKVPEPPKVIPVSAPKAVPQVPKPAPVVVAPVAPKETPSVHKVEKPVSLGGVEKHEPYVQPTGLKGTYAPPSEIKNLSEQMRPVKGTVVEVTVAWNERILDTYHFDSTQVVTIGSSPKNTISIPVFDNTVSHPLVKIDSQVRVLITPDMNGEVRVNETVTTINDLILQGKLPREGAGYAIPLDQTYVIRIDLGSGVSVYVRFVAATPKAIAAPFLLLATSEIATLLSTVMFFGILGIYFAIYTPDAPEEPPVEEIVKKAAFVYDRPKQRVDLSEEAKSAESATEAFKDQEKAPSRGEEGAASAAMPNKSQSTVKKPTTPNPGTGKGVVKATTSAKAKPDSSAKSKAPDPTKQGIFSAFGSKGFNDQLSKTYSGSGNLAGAAGQATGTGGQAALGAGNTPGTGLKDIGAGGEGTATYGIAGVNTKGRGGGVSGYGTGGLGAKGRASVVPGGEGETFSGSIDREAIRRVIRENQRQITACYEKTLNKNPNLYGKVILEWVIVGNGRVSSARVSSSTLKNSEVEQCILSRLRTWKFPEPPPDQEAVVSYPFLFNAQ